TTAGAGTGGCCACACTGCCTCCATCATACACACCTCTCAGGCCGACTGCACACACAACCCAACTAAAGAATAGAGGGTGCGCCTATTTTAGTCTCTGTGATGCAGATGGTTCTGGGCAGCAATAAATGGAAAAGACCAGTTGATAGTCGTATTGGTGTTTAAAAGGtgaacacacacgcgcgcaacTGCACCGCAGCAGCAACGGCCACAACACAGCTGTTCGGCAAACGTGACAGAGGCAATGTGTCTGGGCCGTCAGTCTCCTCTCTGACTTCACCTTAATGGCAATATGGCGTACAGTATATACAGTCATGAATAGTGCACTGAGTCAAGTCAGCTTTAGCCCACAGAACGAGTAGTGGCTCTAGGAGCCAAGTAAGTACAGTAGAGAGCAGGAGGTTAAAGTTTAAAGCTTAAATCCCAGCAAGGGGCATAATACAGACCTTAAAGACTTTTGCACAGTACTCAAAAGAGAAGGGGTTGCTGGCGTCGTAGATTAGGCACACAACATCGCAGGACAGCTCTGCGTCCGAGAGGAAATCAAAGTCTGGGAAGACCTCATGgagctgaaagagagagagaggcaggaagtAGTTCAACATTAGTCAGGATTACCTAAGGCAAAGGCAATTCCTAAGCCTTCAATAAAAAGACTGAACTGTAAGTAATGTCAAGACACACTCAGACTTACACATTTCTTCTAACAGGTTATCTTTTTGTTATTCCAGTTTAATGAATCATTTTCTCCAGAAATAGAGgcattagtatagtatagtatatatacttttttcatcccgtgagggaaatttggtctctgcatttaacccaatcggtgaattagtgaaacacaaacagcacacagtgaacacacagtgaggtgaagcacacactaatcccggcgcagtgagctgcctgctacaacggtggcgctcggggagcagtgaggggttaggtgccttgctcaagggcacttcagccgcggcccactggtcggggctcgaaccagcaaccctccagttacaagtccagagtgctaaccagacACGCATGTGAAATGTTTGTAGTGGTCACATTAACACACTAATTCATATCCATACTTTTGAGCAGCCAGACATAAAATCAATCAAAGGACTGCTGAAGAAGCTCTACAATCAAAAAAATTCTGATTCAATATTCTGATAGTGTCTTCATGAAGACACCATCTTAAAGCTCTATGCATGAGACAACAACAGCAGAGCTCACCAATAAGTACTTCTCCTGACCGTAGACAAAGGCTGTGCTGATTGCATAATAAGATTTGTGTTCTTCACTTATTGTTCTCTGGCGCTaagggaggaggggaaagaCAAAACAGAACCAAGAACATTTGAGAACAAAGAGATACAATGTATTTCAGACACACCATGATTATACGTGGTAAAACTAAACTTCAATCACACAAATACTTTTTAAAAGAACAAATTCCCCTTACAGTATATAATCAtactcatttaaaaaataaaaataaacaaattgaCATTCTGCCATAAACGTAGCAACTATAGCTGATTGCACTACAGTGCTGGTGCTAAATGGTTCTGTTTGACTGTCTGATCTGCATGAGGAGGCAAGAGccactgtgtgtgcttgtgtgctcaCCATGAGGTTTCTGCCCAGGAAAGCCTGCAGGAAGCCGCTCTTGCCGCTGCCGATGGCGCCAAACACATTACAGCGGAACACGTTGCGCTGGGTCTGCTTCTTCTGCAGGTCAATCTTCTTGTCCCGAGTCACTGCAGGGGGGAGACCAAAGAGGAGGACAGAAGGAATGGAGGAATAAATAGAGGAGAACaacagaggggaggagagagaaagaggacaagAGAAGCACAAGGAGAGCACCGGCATAAATACTCagtgatatacagtataagCCACACTACTGCAGTCTGGATATTATTTGGCTAGTCTTTCAAATGAGAAATGTCTAACCAAAAATGGCCATGGCTTCAAAGGAAGAATTTTCATAATATGCCATGTGAAAATGTCATGTATTCTTTCAAAAAAACCTTACCACTTTCATATTATGCACTGTGACTAAATGTTCGCTATCATAAGCACAACAGCATAGTGAAAAAGTGATTATTATAAGCCATTTGAAAATGGCTTATGATACACTGatgtcttttaaaaaaaaaaaaaaaaaaaaaaaaaattgaaattctGTGGCCTTGAACTACCTGTTGGATATTATCACTATGACTGTAGATTGCTCTCACCTGTCATGCCAGCTGCCTGGGACTCCTGTTCAGCAATGATAGAGTAACCAAGGTAACCCAGGTACTCAAGGCACCGCTGCACATCTAGATATGTCGTTAGCCTGGACACAAGGGTACATGGACAAACAGCAGTTACTCTGCCACACTGAACAACGAAGCCAAACTGGGGTATTATGTATTATGTACTTTTTGTAATTTTTAAATACTTTGCAGTTGTTGATGCATCCTAAGCTCTAGTTACATAACTTACATCAGAGTAAAGAGTAGCTATGTAATGCTGGAATGTCTTACAGCTTATATGCAGGGCTCAAAAAAGCAATACTACAGTGTGTTGACACAGAAAACAGCATGTCAAACAGATGTGTTGGTGTTGTTCATGGTAAACAGATGTGTTGGTGTTGCTTATGGTAAACAGATGTGTTGGTATTGTTTATGGTAAACAGATGTGTTGGTGTTGGTCATGGTAAACAGATGTGTTGGTGTTGGTCATGGTTACTGACGTCCACTGGGAGAGGTAGCCCTGGTATGTGATCCAGCCCTGGTCGTTGGTGCAGACGGTGTTGTTGACATCAGCACCCCAGGGCATGTAGGGAAAGACATCAAACAGGTCCTTCAGCTCCTCTGGGGACAGGGCACAGTCCCGGTCCTGCaaccacacccccacacacacacaaacacacacacacacatgacagggCTATGAAGATTAAATGGAAAAATACAGACATTAATGACATTTTACATGGAAAGATTTCAATGGTTAACATAATAGCTGAAAACATGCAATGTTTGGGAATGTCTTGTTATACTTTTATGAATAATTTTTTGGGATCACAAAGAAATGACTATTCATAGGAGAAAAGACATTCATTTCTGCACTTTAAACTTTACAAGTGAACTTTAATGAGCCGTTATAACAGCACAGCAGATCTGCACGTTGCGCAGAGGATGCATGGCCTCCAGATAGCTGATAGTGATTAAGTGCAGTATTTAGCCACGTTaagccaccactgtccatctaTTGTCAGTAACACTGTGAGGGGGATGAAAAGCTTGTTCGTCACCTTATCATGTTTGTCGAAGATGCTCTGAAGGAAGAGGTAAGCATTGTGGTTGAGCTCGGTGGTACAGTCGGGAGGTATTTTTAACCTGCGGCGGCATAAACATTATAGTCAGATTAAGAGACGCACCCAGGGCCCGGATTAGCGATCAGAATAGCTGGATTACACCAGGGCTCCTCAAAAGACGCCGTGGGGGACGGCTAGAGAACCCCGCGGGGCGTGTGGTGGGGGTTGGTAGTGACCACCAGGGCAGTGCTGGGTTTCCTTCCATGATCCATTATCCCGGTCATTACCAAATGGGTTTACACCGCACCGTCCACAGGCTCCCCTCCATGAGGCCTCCCACCAGGCCAGCATCACATTAATGAGCTCACAGGGCTCGCCCAGTTCATGTCTACCAGCAGGTGAACACCAGTGCCAAACAAACTTAACCCCTTTCATGCCTGATTGGGTGCTGCATCGACTTGCTTGAGgcacccccgccccccccccacgccacgccacgccacgctgtCCGCTGGATCAGACAGATTTTCACATGGCTTCATTAGCAGTATTACCAAGTGTCCCTACTACTACCGATAGCATCACATGCATGTTTCTGACAGCTGTTGAAATAGCTTAGTGTTGAAGTAGAAATACTGAAATattgacagttgaaatggctgaacagttaaatagttgagtagtttaaatagttaaattatttaatagtgaattattgtagtgaggacatttattttgaaacagttgtgggcagaggaaatagtagtcttaagagagccagattgtatgattaaagcctgagacagagtatatagtttaaaagttgaatttagatagtgtaatggatgttgatagacagaaagttgaatggatgttgataggcagattgtttaatggatgttggtggatagtttaatgggtggatgagtgaatggtttgaagaggatgaatggatagaaagttggatggaatgtgccttatatccttgtagaatggagagacacagagagagttggcctagttaagcagaaagcagttgatacaggtgcaatcagtttaactggccctttgatgggtcctagtagtgagcagctggaagttgatacaggtgcaaatcaagttaattagcccattgtgatgtcatcagcccatgttaagtctatggggaaaaataagcttgttttttattaatatctcaaaaagtataaagtttacaaatgtgaaaaatacattccccacgtgtccttttcaagacctacgttacaaagtttgaacgaagtttctacgttaaacggttaaagctgaattagatgcagaaatttggtgggaagaagaagaagaagaagaagtagaagaagaagaagaagaagaagaagacttcggataacagaacagtgcattttcatgcactgtaataagatgGCTAGGATGATCATGAGTCCGACTAAGACGCTGGCCAAGAGGTGGACACTCACGGGGGGAAGAGGTAGTCCTGGTGGAGCTCCAGGTCGTCATCGTAGCCAAACCTGCGCAGGACGGTCCAGGTGGTCTCGTGCCTTCCTCTCTGGATGAAGAGTGTGTGCAGGAACAGGAACCCTGGGAGGGGGGACAGGACAGTTACACACAGGCCATGCCGGATGTAGGACTTTAAAACATTAAAACCATAAAGACATGAAGACATTAAAACCAGTCGAAGCTGCGAGTAGCTGGTTGTTACAATAACGGTTAGGGTTGCAACATttcgggaattttcaaagttggaaactttccatgggaattaacgggaatatatggaaattaacaggaataaacgggaataaaatgggaatttttaatatggcaagttagtctataacagggaacttaaatgtagtagacaaaaccccatcttgcagcataatattagttaaaacaacctgatttaatgcaatttcagttaaatttctaccctgcacatacatcaatcccatgcacacagcaatcagcataggctactagacataaaggaaacctatgatgcgttcatgtgcatggggaaaataaattcccagtgaaaatgtcatctcatgtgggaataactggtggaagtttgcaaacagagtcttcattcaaatgggtgtacgtcattttgcataaactgtaatgggacgattaatctgtctgattaagcttgacaatttatatataatttacataatctataaggtttggttggggtggtatgttgtgtcatatttttattagttttaccattttctgggattctaaCTGAAAAAACTGATTgtcagtcaatgttccaaccaactggattttgttgttgagtggcgtggtgtatcttgggcagttcagtggtttcagtgttgctagcttagcacgctagtaaaccataggcagagaatgggattcccgctagcatgttagctatctttgtatgctaagcgaaaatacgaacaaacaaatcatattgcttattacgaaacaaaatgttaatgtctgtatatgaaacagtaggagttaccaaaaattcccagttaattcctgTAATTCCCATTAAttaccataatttcctttaattccatgaaagtttctaatttggaatatttccaaaattccccagcttaacttcccatggaaagtttccggtaagtttccggaaatttaccggaaattgTCCACCCCTTTGCAATAACTAATCCTAATAACGGTATCCATGGTTCAAAAAGTAAGTAATTATTTATATAAGGTAAATTAATAACCAGCAGTGAATGGCAGTTTAGAGCAACAacaaatgtgcgtgtgtgttgtaccATTGAGCGTGAGGCCGTTGTCACACACTCCATTATTTATGTTCTTCCGCACAACATTCTTCACGTCCTCCAGAGCTTGGGCAGCCAGGGGGCTGTTGAAACATGTCCTCTGCAACAGAGGACACAACACAATTTACTACAGTTGTACTACAGTTTACTACAATTTACTACAATTTACTACTGCACCAAACCCACTGCCCCACTACATCCACAGGCACAGCACAAAATACTACTTTTAATACTGATCCACATCCACTCCAATCCAAATCCCTCAGGTACAgtatcacatacacataagaAACTACTGCGTCACCATTAGAACACTATTCACTATTAACTAACACTACGGGTGCCACAAATTTATTCTGAAGGAAATAAATTTGTGGCACCCGTAGAGCTCATCATAACTATTGTTCTCCTTTATTGAATTAACACAAGAGGAGTGAACCCGACACTAGTCAACTAAAGAGAAAAAACACCATTAGTGTGGGGGGACTCACTTGGAAGAAGTTGAGCTCGTTATCATTAAGGATGCCATCATTGTCCAAATCGGACACCTTGAAGATGCGTGTGAGTGCCCTGAGACAAGCCACCTTCATCTGCAAACAAGACTCAGAAGTTTCACATGCAGACATGGCTGAACCTATTTCATTATATATTGTGGAAAGGGAAAACTGGCTCCTCAGATAAGGCTACTGTACCTCCTTCTGGTCAGGGCAATAGAGTGGACCGGTTGGGTGCAGAACTGCCTTCTGAGCATAGTAGAAGAGCTCCGAGATGTTCTTCAGGTTCTTGGCAGAACACTTGGGAAggtaacaacaaaacaaaaggtaaGAACTGAACATCCATATCCCATCCCATACCCACCTCATTTGTACTGAACATCCATATCCCATCCCATACCCACCTCATTTGTACTGAACATCCATATCCCATCCCATACCCACCTCATTTGTACTGAACATCCATATCCCATCCCATACCCACCTCATTTGTACTGAACATCCATATCCCATCCCATACCCACCTCATTTGTACTGAACATCCATATCCCATCCCATACCCACCTCATTTGTACTGAACATCCATATCCCATCCCATACCCACCTCATTTGTACTGAACATCCATATCCCATCCCATACCCACCTCATTTGTACTGAACATCCATATCCCATCCCGTACCCACCTCATTTGTACTGAACATCCATATCCCATCCATTACATCCACCTCATTTGTACTGAACATCCATATCCCATCCCATACCCACCTCATTTGTACTGAACATCCATATCCCATCCCATACCCACCTCATTTGTACTGAACATCCATATCCCATCCCGTACCCACCTCATTTGTACTGAACATCCATATCCCATCCCATACCCACCTCATTTGTACACACATTTGGAGTTACAGAGCAGCTTCACACCTTGATCACAAACTAAAAAAGAAGAGTGAAAGGGCAGTTGCACACTGCGTGTATTTGAATACTCCTGAGAGGAGCACTTCCTAAAGCTCTTGGAAATGAatgcatgctagcatgctagctacatgctagcatgctagctacaTGCTAGCTACCTGTGAATTCAGGAATACTCCAGGAAACAAATCTGTACCACAGCCATGTTAATGCCACGTTGCTATGTTCAAACAGTAACCATTTGAGTGCCTCTATGACATTCAAACCACTAAAAGTCCATAACTTAAGACAAAGATTGACAAGATCAGGGTACTGAGCGCTGATCTGTGGCCAGACGTCTGCTTGTGGTTCCTGCTGCGCTCAATAAATCTAATCACACCACAGCATTTAATACAAACTGACATCCTCTCTTGTCAGGCCAAGTGCCAGAAGTCGGAGGTGTGGGTGTACCAGCACTGAACTGACACTGTTCCAACTCAGAGCTTTATTGGCACACTCTAAGCTGCTAGTCATGATACAGGCAGGAGGAATGGGAGATCCCAGAGCCCAGGCTCTCAAGGCCCCGGAGGGCCTTAGCATCGGTGCCCTGTCCATACTCGTCCCCTTCCAGAGAAGGGATCAGACCAAGAGATTAAGCTCTCAGCAGGTCCCCTTCCAAGTCTGGGTGGAGACAAGCTTAACACTTTCTAACAGTGGCAGTGCCAACTGAGATGGGACAGTGGCATAGCTAGTTAATGCCAACTGAGACGGGACAGTGGCATAGCTAGTTAATGCCAACTGAGATGGGACCGTGGCATAGCTAGTTAATGCCAACTGAGACGGGACAGTGACATAGCTAGTTTGCTCATTAACGCATAACTGTGATGAGACAGTGGCATATAGGAGGGTGGCAGCTGCTGGTATCTATTAGCCTCTTTTTGATTTGGCCTCCTCATGCAACATGGCTTTAAAGCACACACCAATCAATGACTAGAGGGATGCGACGGTGAATTTATCTTCATTTACAGACTACTTCAGTTCAGGGTGTAATGACCCATATAGTACATTGGTCATTGCAGCCCAATCCAGCCTGTAATAAAGATGTCCATGTTGATAAAAACCAACATGCACTTTTAACAGTAATTAATGTTCATCACAACATGAGTCACAGTGCTTCTCAGATGAAAATGTAGAAGTGGCAGATATGACACAAACAGTCCTCACTGAGCAGGACCTTTTTCAAAGCTCCCTTTTCTGGAAAGACCTCCAAAGCAGACTGCGGCGTTCCTCTCATCATGGATGAGAAATCTCTTAAAAACTAGCAGTCCACCATGTTGGAGCTGTACAGCTGCTCATGTAGTGACTGGTAATGGGCTACTACATGGCCTTGACCTTTGCCCCCTGCTCGAGTCTCCTGCTCCTCACCTCCACACACGTCTCGATCTCTGTGTACTTGTTCATGATGGGCAGGATGGTCTCCATGCTGCTGTGCTCCACCAGGTCTGACTTGTTGCCCACCAGGATGAGGGGAATcctgaccaacacacacagcagcagacaGTCTATCAGCTAACTAGTGCAGAGCACATATTTAGAGGGAACAAGTGAAACAATGTTAACTTGGTGCAGCTATCACTTTGCACTTTATTTGACACTTTGTTCTTCCATGTTTACTGGTAACCTACTTTCCATTCTATTCTTGTAGATTTACGGTTTTCTTTTAAATACACCCCACCCCAATGCACTATTCACtgaacattatttattttatctcaTATGCATATGTAAGGAAATGCAGGAAATGATTCAAGAGAACATTGTGTATTTTATGAATATTGAGCTCTCATTCAACTGGGGACAGACATTTAGTCACCTCCGTGACTCTGTAATAATGCAGATTGAGGGCGTATGTGAGTCCTGCATATTATACTATGATATATGGCACACTTCCCTTGAaccaaacaaaataataaacattCTTCACAAACCTGCTGTCCTTATCTGTTCTGTCATTTATTAGTGGAATCCAATGACTGGTGACctaaaacaacaaaacatacattaaaaaataaaattacatcGATTTCCACAGCAATCAATCCAAACAACTGTTAGATCATATGTTCTGACATTAACCAATGGCAAGTGAATCTGGAGTTAGCTTGCAGACATTCCCACAATACCTTTTCAATGGACTTCTTGTTGTTGACTGAGTAGACAATGCAGATAACATTGGCCTGTAATTGACAGAGGACAATAATTAGCTATGGCATTCCACCATGCATGAATACAACAGCATGACTCCCCAGCACCAGTGAGGGGCTCGAGTCCCACCTTGGTGATTTCCTGATAGAGCTGCTCATCCGTCTGCTCCACCTCTGGGGACACAGAAAAGCACGAATCCATTAGACCAGTGACCAGAGCCCTTCAGCACCCTACTACACTTTAAACAGGCTTCTATTGGCAGCCTTCAGCACCCTACTACAGTGTACTTTAAACAGGCTTTTATTGGCAGCCTTCAGCACCCTACTACAGTATACTTTAAACAGGCTTCTATTGGCAGCCTTCAGCACCCTACTACAGTATACTTTAAACAGGCTTCTATTGGCAGCGCTGAGTGGCCATTACCTGAGTAGTCAACAATGTGTGTGGGCACTCTCTCTGGGGTGACGTCGGCAGGAATGGTGATTTCTTCAGCCCGATAGGGCACCTGAGGCAAAAAAACAGCTCAACACATGAACACAGTATGCATTTATATACAGTCTACAAAATCAATAAGTATTTAATCCACTTTGAGATGACATAGAATTCCATATAAAGGCCTATCATGAAACTGTATTGTTGTCTGATTCAGCATCTTTGGTATTGTGAGAAATTGTTTGCATACCACATCTGGGAACTCCTCGGTGACCAGGGACATAATAAGGGAAGTCTTCCCTACTTTGGCTGTGAAGAAAAGATACAAGTAAAACCACAACAGTGAATGTTGACAGCATCCCCTACTGAGTCAGTTCTATCTCTGACCTTCAAAGTTCTCTCGTCTGATCTTAAAATAGCCTCCCTATTCCCTAATATTTAATTCATGATACAGCTGTAATGCGTTGTACCCCATTTTCATTTATGTGGGCCACTTTTTAAACAACTGGCTGTTGACCGTATAAACCAtcctaccacacacactgtatgtacCTTATGCATCACACAAGGAAGGCTGCAATACATTTTAGggtaggtaaaaaaaaaaacatttggacATTCAGGTTTAGCACCTGATATTATGGTGTTGCTTTCATCACCTGCTGCAGTGTGTCTCCATCAATGAGAGCATTGCCACCAGGACACTCTTCTTTACTTAATCACAAGGGATGACACAATATTTGATACTTCATGACTTCATGATTCCTTCATCAGAGCACGGTCTTGAGTAGGCTTCCAAGCCTCAGCTTGGCCAGATATGTCTGAACACTATCTGCAGTATTTGGCTTGGATCAGTACAGGTGTGTGCAGGTTATGGTCCAGGCCGTTGTAGGTATCTGACCAGGGCCATACTCTAGGCCCATTTGACCAatatttattacattacattttatgtaataaatgtaatatttattacatttattaCATCCTTGATACAATTTCGTGGTAATCAGTTGTGCAGACACCATCAGTGGTGCATTTTGAATTGTATTTTCACATAGTTCCCTGGATAACAAGCCAGATACCAAATTCTAGGTCAATATTAGCCTAACAATTACTTGAGTAAACGAGGTAAATGTTGAGTAAATGTTTACTTCAGTAATCATGGTATGCACATTCAAAACATACATGGATATtgttcagcctctctctctcccaaattCATTGGCCAGGCTAAACCTTTGAACTGTAATTAGAGCAGGCTACAACATGTCATATCTATTTACAAAATAATGCTAAATATTGAGGCATGAGATAGAGTAGCGCATATGGCTATACCGATTAAGTCTTACGTTATGTTTCCCATAATGAGCAGCACTGGCAGTTCAACATCGGATTAAATAATGTTAAGTAATCAGTGTTCATTGTGGTTGACTGGTCTGTTGTTTAGCGTCGTCGTTTCGGTACCCTACACAAACAGATCGAATTCTACATAAACTCACAGCAATAAAACACAGACTACTTCTGGGAATGTATGTTATAGGCGCCACAACACAACATTCGTCTTAACAGTTTGTCACTTGTCTTCTTTGCTAATAACACGGTCATGGTCATGGCAGCGGCAGCATGCAGTCCAAGCGAATGAAAAACAATATGCACACTCACGTTCTCCTACAAGTAATATCCTCACGTCCTTCCGCATCTTTTCCAGTTTGTCTGTCCGACTCGGAAAATCTCTGATCGAAAAGCATTTAAGATGACATGCGGTAGGACAGCAAGGTTGAAGGcagatctgatctgatctgaccGGACGATTTCAAGTGCGCAGATTGTGTGGGCCCTTACGGATCTACCGTCAGAATATTAGTTTGAATTATGTTTAAAGACAGTGTTTTTTGTCAAATAGTTCTCATTAGTGCACTTGACACACGGGCACTGGTGAGGTATTTTGAGATGTACAGATTTACATCTGCGCGAAAGGCTGCAACCGCCGATGTTGGTGGTTGTTGGCTAGGCTGCTGATTCTCGCATCATGGTACACGCCTCCACCAGCTGACGTTCCTACGGACGAGTAAAAGAGTGGGACAAGTAGCACGGATTGCGGATAATGCGTAGCCTAGCTTAATTCTCTGATCAAGACGGGGCTATTCATTTAGACTCttttatttcatgtcaaaaACAAATTCCATAAGGCCAACTTTCATAAAAACGGCCAACTTGTTATGGTTTTCAAATAATATAATCAGAGTCAGCTATATGACTGGCAAGGAAATGCAGGTCATCTTCTCCAGGTACAGTCCAATGATGAAATAGCGGGTTCTGGCTCGATtaatgtaaaacaaacaaaaatgcattCGAGGACTTAAACCCcatatgataggcctacaatgtACCAACACATAAATTGTATGCACATTCACAGATCTTTAAAAGTCTGTAAAGGGCCATCTTTAAAAGGCAAATACATTTGCAAAGATAAACAATCTTCTTGtttgccctcctcctctcttcatgATTTCCTGCGGCTCATGTCTGCTTCCACTGaaatgagaaaaagaaagaaagatgataACCGATGCACTGTAGCCTATCACCATATTATCAGTAATCTACCGTGTTATTGGCCGAGTGACCTGTATAGTTGTATAGTCTGTATAGTTGGTACTGATAAAGCATGTGATCACTGTTTAagtatgtgtggtgtggtgggatgtgtggttgtggttgtggtgcAGTGTGATTGTGGTGCGTTGtggttgggatgttgtgtgatTGTGGTTGTGGTGCAGTGTGATTGTGCTGCGGTGTGGTTGTGGTGTGGTCGTGGTGCAGTGTGATTGTGGTGCGTTGTGGTTGTGGTGTGGTCGTGGTTCAGTGTGattgtggtgcggtgtggttgTGGTGTGGTATGGTCGTGGTGCGGTGT
This window of the Alosa alosa isolate M-15738 ecotype Scorff River chromosome 7, AALO_Geno_1.1, whole genome shotgun sequence genome carries:
- the rhot1b gene encoding mitochondrial Rho GTPase 1b isoform X2, which codes for MRKDVRILLVGEPKVGKTSLIMSLVTEEFPDVVPYRAEEITIPADVTPERVPTHIVDYSEVEQTDEQLYQEITKANVICIVYSVNNKKSIEKVTSHWIPLINDRTDKDSRIPLILVGNKSDLVEHSSMETILPIMNKYTEIETCVECSAKNLKNISELFYYAQKAVLHPTGPLYCPDQKEMKVACLRALTRIFKVSDLDNDGILNDNELNFFQRTCFNSPLAAQALEDVKNVVRKNINNGVCDNGLTLNGFLFLHTLFIQRGRHETTWTVLRRFGYDDDLELHQDYLFPPLKIPPDCTTELNHNAYLFLQSIFDKHDKDRDCALSPEELKDLFDVFPYMPWGADVNNTVCTNDQGWITYQGYLSQWTLTTYLDVQRCLEYLGYLGYSIIAEQESQAAGMTVTRDKKIDLQKKQTQRNVFRCNVFGAIGSGKSGFLQAFLGRNLMRQRTISEEHKSYYAISTAFVYGQEKYLLLHEVFPDFDFLSDAELSCDVVCLIYDASNPFSFEYCAKVFKQYFMDSKTPCMMVASKADLPEVKQQYALTPLEFCRKHKMPPPQSYTCNTAAAPNRDIFIKLTTMAMYPHARLRCMCTCNRCTFCLCQNFLNSELMQTVKAKIYTVIFSRHMTQADLKSSTFWLKASVGATVFVVLGFAMYRAMLRSR